One genomic segment of Sanyastnella coralliicola includes these proteins:
- a CDS encoding carboxypeptidase-like regulatory domain-containing protein — MKNLLILLGLLISGALSAQQWGEIHGTVKDETGTPLPNAYVVAEAGENQFGVATDLDGKFKIKPLNAGVYTVKVTFVGLSEYTIASVRVNPDQITFLDKISMGADPIMVGAAEILEHKIPLIEKDGVSKAVIRAEELEHSPVKRDIKGIISTMTPAVYVDPTTQELHFRGARAGTVITFVDGMKVTGNFGGIPASGIGSVSVYTGGVPAKYGDTTGGVVVIESKNYFDLYNEWLYSEE, encoded by the coding sequence ATGAAAAATCTATTGATCCTGCTGGGGCTTTTGATTTCAGGAGCGCTCAGCGCACAGCAGTGGGGAGAGATCCACGGAACAGTGAAAGATGAGACGGGTACGCCGTTGCCTAATGCCTATGTGGTTGCAGAAGCTGGAGAAAACCAGTTTGGCGTGGCAACAGATTTAGACGGAAAGTTCAAGATTAAGCCGTTAAATGCTGGTGTCTACACGGTAAAAGTGACATTCGTTGGCTTGAGTGAATACACGATCGCTAGCGTTCGTGTAAATCCAGACCAAATCACCTTTCTAGACAAGATTTCCATGGGAGCTGATCCAATTATGGTAGGTGCTGCAGAGATTCTTGAACATAAGATTCCTTTGATCGAAAAAGACGGTGTCTCAAAGGCAGTCATTCGTGCGGAAGAACTGGAGCACAGCCCGGTGAAGCGTGATATCAAAGGAATCATCTCAACGATGACACCTGCGGTATACGTTGACCCAACAACACAAGAACTTCACTTTCGTGGAGCGCGTGCTGGAACGGTGATCACCTTTGTTGACGGAATGAAAGTCACTGGAAACTTCGGTGGAATTCCGGCGTCAGGAATTGGATCCGTGTCTGTGTACACTGGAGGAGTTCCTGCGAAATACGGCGATACCACAGGTGGTGTTGTCGTGATTGAATCAAAAAATTACTTCGACCTCTACAACGAATGGTTGTACAGTGAAGAATAG